In Populus alba chromosome 9, ASM523922v2, whole genome shotgun sequence, a genomic segment contains:
- the LOC118053821 gene encoding NAC domain-containing protein 90, which translates to MEELPLGYRFYPTEEELVSFYLHNKLEGRRQELQRVIPEISIYDIEPGDLPQLSGELCRGNTEQWFFFTPRQAREARGGRPNRTTATGYWKATGSPGYVYSSDNRVIGLKKTMVFYTGKAPSGRKTKWKMNEYRAIEVHESSRNATSKLRHEFSLCRVYVVSGSFRAFDRRPLEAVTRGTRHLLGGAPLGDAAPTPAQDPIIVEMTSSPETSYSGGDHVDYPGTAASATWGRILHGNDRNNWIGPAQIDL; encoded by the exons ATGGAAGAACTCCCTCTAGGTTACCGCTTCTACCCAACGGAAGAAGAGCTAGTCTCCTTCTACTTGCATAATAAGCTGGAAGGGAGGAGACAAGAACTGCAACGTGTGATTCCAGAGATCAGCATCTACGACATCGAGCCGGGGGATCTTCCAC AGCTTTCAGGAGAATTATGTCGAGGCAACACGGAGCAGTGGTTCTTCTTTACACCCAGGCAAGCGAGAGAAGCTAGGGGAGGACGACCTAATCGGACTACAGCAACCGGGTACTGGAAGGCCACAGGCTCTCCTGGTTATGTTTACTCATCGGATAATCGAGTGATTGGATTGAAGAAAACCATGGTGTTCTATACAGGAAAAGCTCCGAGTGGAAGAAAAACCAAATGGAAGATGAATGAGTATAGAGCCATTGAAGTTCATGAATCGTCTAGAAATGCTACTTCAAAG TTGAGGCATGAATTCAGTTTGTGCCGTGTCTATGTGGTATCAGGAAGCTTTCGGGCATTTGATAGACGGCCTCTAGAAGCTGTAACAAGAGGGACACGACATCTTCTCGGGGGGGCACCTCTTGGTGATGCAGCACCTACACCTGCTCAGGACCCTATAATTGTGGAGATGACAAGCTCACCTGAAACTTCATACTCGGGAGGAGACCATGTTGATTACCCAGGGACTGCTGCAAGTGCCACCTGGGGGCGGATCCTGCATGGGAATGACCGGAACAACTGGATTGGCCCAGCACAGATAGATTTGTAG